Genomic window (Bacteroidota bacterium):
TCGGCATGACTGGCCGAGGTGGCCTCCCGTCATCCTTAACTAGTTTCAGGATCGCATAAAAAGAATTGTTGATAGCTAATACGATACCGAAACAGGTTCGGCATGACTGGCAGGGGTTGCCTATCTTCATCCTGTGCTTGTCATGAAATAGGTTCTATTAAATATTGTATATAAAGACTATTGGGATAATTTATAACTGTACTCGGAAGGTTTAAATGATATATTCAATTAATTTTCGTTATTTGTATTAACGGATTGCAAAACTAAAGTTATGGATTTTAAAGATGAACTAAAACAGCTTGGTGACAGGGTTAATAAGCTGAAAGAGATTACTAAGACAGAAGAAGCTACAAAAAACGCATTTGTTATGCCTTTTCTGAAAACACTTGGTTATGATGTTTTTAACCCACATGAGGTAGTGCCGGAATACATAACAGATATTGGTACAAAAAAAGGGGAGAAGATAGATTATGCTATTATGAAAGACGGGCACCCTGTCATTCTGGTTGAATGCAAGCATTGGGTTGAAAATCTTAATTTACATGACGGTCAACTTCTTAGATACTTTCATGTGTCAAAAGCTAAGTTTGGAATACTGACAAACGGTATAATTTTTAGGTTTTATACGGATTTGGTTCATCCTAACAAGATGGATGAAAAACCATTCTTAGAAGTAAACCTTACAGATATAAGAGATAATCAGTTTGATGAACTGAAAAAATTTCATAAATCAAACTTTGATGTTGAGAGTATTTTAAATGCAGCCAGTGAGTTAAAGTATACCAATGAGATAAAGAATCTTATTGCTAATGAACTTAATTCACCATCTGTAGATTTTGTTAAGCACTTTGCAAAACAGGCTTATCCGGGTAAAATTACAGAAAAGGTTCTAGAGCAGTTTACGCAACTAACAAAAACATCATTTAATCAATACATTAGTGATGTTGTAACAGAAAGGCTAAAAAATGCACTAAAAAGGGAGGCGGATGACTCCTTGCAGAAATCAGCAGAAAACGTTGTGCAAAAACAAGATAGTGAAAGTAAGCTGGATACAACAGTTGAAGAGCTTGAAAGCTATTACATTGTTAAAGCTATTTTAAGAAACAATGTAGAAGGTAGCAGAATTTTTTATCGCGATGCACAGTCGTATTTTTCTGTGATTCTTGATGATAATAACAGAAAACCTATTTGCAGGATATATTTAAATGGGGGCAAAAAGTATTTAGGAGTATTTGATGCTGATAAAAAAGAGACCAAGCATGAAATTAGCTCCATTGATGAAATATATAAACATGCGGATGGTTTAATTGCTGTTGTATTGTCTTACGGAGCATCAGACGTTAAATAAGATAGTGTGGCGATGCCGAAACAAGTTCGGCATGACTGGCAGGGGTTGCCTCCCGTCATCCTGAGCTTGTCTCAGGATCGCATAAGTAAATGTAGCTTGTATTTTTAATACGTATTCTTAGACAATACCCGTAGCAGCCATGATAATATGGGCGCGGGAATGATGCGTTTTACGGCAACAGTTATTTTATCGTTTAGGGTGGGCAAAATCACAGCTTTGTTGGCCGCAAGTCCTTTCACCGCTTTTTGCGCAATTTCTTCAGGCTCGGATATGTTGGTAATGTATTTGCGCCAACCAATGTTTTTTATCCGCTCGCGTACTTCGTTGTTAGTTACCATAGGGCCGGGGCACAAGCAACTTACTTGCACTTTGTTGTCCCACATTTCAGCACGCAAAGCCCTCGAAAAGGTTAAAATAAACGATTTTGAGGCTGAGTACAGTGCTTTGTAGGGTAGCGGGAAAAAGGCAGCCATACTGGCTACATTAAGCACAAATGCAGGAGCATTCCCTATTAGTCGATGTATAACCTTATGGGTAAGGCTATGAGTAAACATGATATTTAGTTGTAACAGTTTTTGAAAAAAGGCGGCATCTGTTACTTCATAGTTGGCTGTATAGCCCATGCCTACGTTGTTTACCAATCCTTTAAGGGCAATGTTATTTTCGGTTAGCCAAGCATCAACAGTATCGGCAGCATTGGGTTGAAGCACATCCAGCGCCAGCGTTTCAATTGCCAAAGCGGGATGTTTTGTCAATATTTCAGCTTTTACCCTGTCCAATTCCTCTTGTAGCAGCGATACTAAAATAAGAGAGTGTCCTTGTTTTGCCATTTCAAGCGCAAGGCACCGGCCAAGTCCGGCACCGGCACCAGTTATAAGCACATAGTTTGTTTGTTGTTTCACAGTTTTAGTTTAAGGGGCTGCCATTTTGCAGCCATGCTACAGTTTTTTTTACCCCAACTTCAAAAGCAGTAGGAGAGTGGTTCAATTCAGTTTGGGCTTTGGCACTGTTTAATATCCAGTTTTTCATGTATCGCTTTGCCCATTGCGGTGTTATCAGCGGGGTACGACCAAGGTGAGCCAACAGCAACATTATGTATGATACTGCCATTATCAGCCACACAGGGGTGTATATCATCTTTTGGCGGGCATTGGTAGCCTGTTTCACTGCCCCGAAATATTCATCGAAACTAAGGTTTTCACCGCCGATTATATAGCGGTTTCCACCGTTGCCCAATGTTAATGCATTTTCACAGGCTTGCACCACATCATCAATAAAAACATAATTACCAATGTTTTTACCGTCGCCGGGTATTATCCGCCAGCCTTGTATTACTTGTTGTATCAGTCGTGTTCCTGCGTTGGCTTCGGTCAACTGACCGGGGCCATATACACGGGTAAGGTTTAGCGACAGCGTGGTCATTTCAGGGCTATTTTGTTCAAGCACCCAATCGTCGGCTATCGCTTTGGTACGCTCGTATTCATTAAAGAAGGTAACCTTACGCACCGAGTTTTCAGTAACGGGGATATCTCCTTCGCTGGGTCCGTATATGCCCGCTGATGAGATAAGGATAAAACGCTTGATACCTGCTGTTTTTGCGGCATTAAATACGTTTTTGGTGCCGTTAATGTTTATCTCTTCAAATAATTCAATTTGTTTGGTGTAGATGGCTGCGTATGCGGCAGCGTGCAGGCATACATCGCAACCCGTTGCAGCAGCGCTTAGCCGTTCAGGTTGATGTAAATCACCCTCAAACAAGATAATATTGGGGTGTTGCAGTAATTGTGCTTTTTTGGGGCTGCGCACAATGGCGTGGAGCACGTGCCCTTTGTTGGCAAGGTGTAATGCCACTTGCCTGCCTATGTACCCTGTAGCTCCTGTTATAAAAATCTTCATCTGTCAAAACCCCCTATCACAAAAATATATCGTGTTATAACTTTCTAAAATTCACAGTCATTGCCGGGTTAGCTCTTATCGCTAACAAACTGTTTGATACTGCCAGTGTTAGGTGTATCAACCACGCTGCCCAAAAGTTACCGGTGTGCCAGCTAACAAGGCACAGCACCACTCCAAAGGGTATCGAGGCAATAATCTCAAGTTTGCCTTTGGGCAAATGTGCCAACGCATACAGTATGCAGTTGATGGTAATGTTTAACCACAACGGCAATATCTCTATTCCTGAAAAGAATAAAACCCCTCTGAACAGAAACTCGTATCCCAGTAAATAAAGTGCCCAACCAAACAGGTAGTAAGCCAGCAGGCTAATGCTCCATAACGGGGAACGAATTTGCGGGTATAAGGCATAGTTTTCAGGTTTTCCGGCACGTATCAGGTTTACAATCAGCATCAAACTGCCCAATATTCCCCACCACATCAGCGTTAACGGTACGTTGGTAAATTCTAAGCCCAATGCTGTTGTATCAAAATCATTTAAAAAGGGAAGCACTGCAAGGGGTAGTAGCATCATGGTAACAAAGCCGGTAAATTTTTCAAGCCCCACATACAGTTGGTTGGCTTTGTAAGTGCCGTACTTTAGCCACAAGTAATTCTCTACCTTTTTTCTGTTATACAATAAGAGAAAGTAAAGGGCAAAGCCTACTAAAAATAGGGTGTATGCGGCAATGAATATTTGCAAAACGGCAACAAAATTAGCAGTTATGTATATTAAGAAGGCATTAATTATTGACAGAGTGTAGAAAAACGCCGATTAATCAGCGGGTTATTTAATTGAGCCAGAACTTTATTATCAGCGATACGCCGATGGCAAAGATGAGCCCCAGTATGATTTTTTTAAAGACCTCTTGGCTTATTTTGTCCAGTAATTGTTTGCCAATCCACGAGCCTACGAAAGAGGCTACGATGAGAAAAGGGATGAGGTAATACATCTCTTTCTCCAAGTACCCGTTGCCTAAGTAAACAAAAGAGCGGCTAAGGTCTATGCCCATATCTACTGCGGCTGAAGTACCTACAAACACGCTTTTTTCAAGATTTAATCCGGCCAATACCAACCCGCGAATAGGGCCTCCCGTGCCTACAAAACCTGCTAAAAAACCTGCAATGCTTCCGCCTGTAATTGTATTTGTAACCGTTGGAGGAAGTTTCCAGTTGGGTTTTATCCATAATCCGGCACTAATCACAATCAGCAGCAATCCCAAAACGGCTTCTGCCCATGTGAAACGTATGATGGTGGTGAGCCATGCTCCTAACAACACAAACAATACTCCGGGTATGCCTATAAGCAAGGTGGTTTTCCAGTGGATGTGTTTGTAGAAAAGAAACATTTTGCTGGCGTTGCTAAAAACGTGCATCAGTCCCGTAAGCGCTAATACCATGTGAAAGCCAAAAAAATATTGTGAAACAGGCACCATAAACACTGATGAGCCAAAGCCCCCGAGTGTGCCCAATATTTCTGAAATAAGAACAATAATCAGAAAAAGAATGTATTGGGCAGCCATAAGTATTGCTATGTGTTATATACGTTCATTGTACGCTCTATGCCAACAGAAGTGTATGACAATATAGCGTCTGCGGCTCGTTGTATGTTAGCCTCAAGGTCTTTTTGCTCCTCGGTGCTCCATTTGCCAAGTACGTAATCTATTTGACGGCCTTTGGCAAAGTTGTCTCCGATACCAAACCTCAAACGGGGATAGTTGGGGGTTTGCAATACCTCGGTAATGTTTTTCAGTCCGTTGTGTCCGCCGTCGCTTCCCTTGCCGCGCATCCGCATTTTGCCAAACGGCAGCGAAAGGTCGTCGGTAACCACCATTATATTGTTTAACTCTACTTTAAGCTCGGCCTTCCAATAGGCCACCGCTTTACCGCTCAGGTTCATGTAAGTGGTAGGCTTCACTAATAAAAGTGTGCGGCCTTTGTGCCTTGCTTCAGCTACATAGGCGTGCCTGCCTACTTCAAATTGTACTTCAAGGCGTTTTGCTATTTCATTCAACACCTCAAAGCCTATATTGTGCCTTGTAAACTCATATTCGGCACCCACGTTTCCCAGTCCCGCTATTAAGTACTTCATACCCGTTTATTTTCCAAAATACATTTCTTGTTTTGATGATTTAAGGGCGGGGTACATGGATGTAACAGCCCCTAAAATTATAGTGGTGAAAAACACCAGCAGTATATCAAACGCTTTCATTTTCACAGGATAGTTGCTTACCACAAACGTACCCTGATTGCCCAAGGTAATAAACCCATAAGTTTGTTGCAACCAGCATACTAATACGCCTAAACCTATCCCCACAAACGCACCGATAAGAGCAATCAGCAAGCCCTCTTTAAAAAAGATACTGCGTATCAATCCGTCACTGGCACCTATGCTTTTTAGGACTGAGATGTCTCCTTTTTTATCTATCACCAGCATAGTAAGCGAACCGATTACATTAAATGCGGCTACCAGCAATATAAACGTAAGGATAAAGTAGGTGGCCCAACGCTCGGTATTAAACACCTTGTACAATACTTCTTGCAGTTGGTAGCGGTTTTTAACCACAAAACCGTTGCCCAAAACTTCCTGCATTTGCCGTTGCATCTTTTGCATATTAGTGCCCGGTTTCAATATCACCTCGTAGGCTGATATTTCAGTTTTGTATTCAAGTAACTGTCGGGCAAACTCAATAGGTACTATTACAAACTCATCGTTAATGTTTTCTTCAATACTAAAAACACCCGCAGGGGTTATCTGCTTTTTTACAAGGGCGTTTTCAGGGTCAAGCGAAGTAACATCGCCTCGCTTGGCGGTAAATACAGTAAGGGGAATGAAAAAATTATCTACGTTTATTGATAGGTAACGGGCTATCCCATAGCCTAATACGGCATATTGGTGTTCTTTATCCTTTAGCACAAGGTTGCCGTCAACCATCATGGTGTCAATGCCTGTGTACTTTTCAAAACCTTCGCCCACACCTTTTACGGTGGCTTTTGTTTGTTTGTCGTCGTACTTCAAAACCGCTTTTTCTTCCAATACTTCGGTAATGTGCAGCACTCCGTCAATTTGTTTCAATTGTGGAAGTTTGGCAGTATCAGGGTTAAATACTTTGCCTTCGGCAGCAATAATTTTTATATCGGGGTCAAACGAGTTAAACAGCGATGTAACCAAACTTTCGAACCCGTTAAATACCGAGAGTACTACTACCAAGGCAAATGAGCCGACAGCAAAGCCCGCTACAGAAATACCCGAAATAATATTAATGGCGTTTTTATTGTTTTTTGAAAACAGGTATCTGCGCGATATAAAGTTAGAAAGGTTCAAACGTGTGGGCTTTGAGGCAAAAATAAGGTTTTAGGTGCTTGTATGGTAGTATTTAAAACACCAAAACAATACACTAAAGTATATCCTGAAAAATAATGCGGGATGTGTCTTATTTATAGGCTTTTAGCAATAAACCGGTGCCGTTAAGGTGTCCCACGTGTGTATCAAGGTAGTTGAGTAACAAACACACGGGTAGCATTACCGCGTAATAAAACGGAAGCAGTATAAAGAATAAACGTGAAATGTTAAGCAGTTTGAAGGGGAACTTCATTGATAATGCCCATGAAAGTTTACCTGCTTTGCCATACGAGTAGCGTGCACGAACTTTCTTAAAGCCTACTTTACGCAAACGTTCTTTAAGTTCTGCCATATCATAACCTACGCGCACTTTTTCGCCGTGCATACCGGTGCTCATACACTCGGTAGGTTTTTCGTTGCGTTTTGATGCTTGGGTAAATATCAACAGGTTACCATTGTCTTTAAGGTCGTCATAAAACAACTTAAATAAAGTGGTATCCTCTTCAATGTATTCCATCACATCTACTGCCAAAATCAAATCGAATGAGTTAGGCTGATTCAATTCAAGCAAGTTGCCGCTGCGGCAGAATATATTGTTTAATCCCTGTCTTCTAAAAAACTGGTTGCACTCGCAAATAGCATTTTGGCGTAAGTCCATCGCAGTAATGTTGTACTGCGGGCTTAGTTTAGACATGTAGTACGAGTATTGCCCATAGCCTGAGCCTGCATCAAGAATATGAGAAGGATGTTTGTTGGCCTGAGACCATATTTTCAGCTCCCTGTGAACGTGCCAGCTTTTTAGTAAGAAAAAGTCGAGCAGCCAATAAAACATTTGTTTTTGCTTGGTATTGCTGTTAA
Coding sequences:
- a CDS encoding restriction endonuclease, with protein sequence MDFKDELKQLGDRVNKLKEITKTEEATKNAFVMPFLKTLGYDVFNPHEVVPEYITDIGTKKGEKIDYAIMKDGHPVILVECKHWVENLNLHDGQLLRYFHVSKAKFGILTNGIIFRFYTDLVHPNKMDEKPFLEVNLTDIRDNQFDELKKFHKSNFDVESILNAASELKYTNEIKNLIANELNSPSVDFVKHFAKQAYPGKITEKVLEQFTQLTKTSFNQYISDVVTERLKNALKREADDSLQKSAENVVQKQDSESKLDTTVEELESYYIVKAILRNNVEGSRIFYRDAQSYFSVILDDNNRKPICRIYLNGGKKYLGVFDADKKETKHEISSIDEIYKHADGLIAVVLSYGASDVK
- a CDS encoding SDR family NAD(P)-dependent oxidoreductase, with translation MKQQTNYVLITGAGAGLGRCLALEMAKQGHSLILVSLLQEELDRVKAEILTKHPALAIETLALDVLQPNAADTVDAWLTENNIALKGLVNNVGMGYTANYEVTDAAFFQKLLQLNIMFTHSLTHKVIHRLIGNAPAFVLNVASMAAFFPLPYKALYSASKSFILTFSRALRAEMWDNKVQVSCLCPGPMVTNNEVRERIKNIGWRKYITNISEPEEIAQKAVKGLAANKAVILPTLNDKITVAVKRIIPAPILSWLLRVLSKNTY
- a CDS encoding NAD-dependent epimerase/dehydratase family protein, which gives rise to MKIFITGATGYIGRQVALHLANKGHVLHAIVRSPKKAQLLQHPNIILFEGDLHQPERLSAAATGCDVCLHAAAYAAIYTKQIELFEEININGTKNVFNAAKTAGIKRFILISSAGIYGPSEGDIPVTENSVRKVTFFNEYERTKAIADDWVLEQNSPEMTTLSLNLTRVYGPGQLTEANAGTRLIQQVIQGWRIIPGDGKNIGNYVFIDDVVQACENALTLGNGGNRYIIGGENLSFDEYFGAVKQATNARQKMIYTPVWLIMAVSYIMLLLAHLGRTPLITPQWAKRYMKNWILNSAKAQTELNHSPTAFEVGVKKTVAWLQNGSPLN
- a CDS encoding CPBP family intramembrane metalloprotease, whose protein sequence is MQIFIAAYTLFLVGFALYFLLLYNRKKVENYLWLKYGTYKANQLYVGLEKFTGFVTMMLLPLAVLPFLNDFDTTALGLEFTNVPLTLMWWGILGSLMLIVNLIRAGKPENYALYPQIRSPLWSISLLAYYLFGWALYLLGYEFLFRGVLFFSGIEILPLWLNITINCILYALAHLPKGKLEIIASIPFGVVLCLVSWHTGNFWAAWLIHLTLAVSNSLLAIRANPAMTVNFRKL
- a CDS encoding sulfite exporter TauE/SafE family protein, encoding MAAQYILFLIIVLISEILGTLGGFGSSVFMVPVSQYFFGFHMVLALTGLMHVFSNASKMFLFYKHIHWKTTLLIGIPGVLFVLLGAWLTTIIRFTWAEAVLGLLLIVISAGLWIKPNWKLPPTVTNTITGGSIAGFLAGFVGTGGPIRGLVLAGLNLEKSVFVGTSAAVDMGIDLSRSFVYLGNGYLEKEMYYLIPFLIVASFVGSWIGKQLLDKISQEVFKKIILGLIFAIGVSLIIKFWLN
- a CDS encoding aminoacyl-tRNA hydrolase yields the protein MKYLIAGLGNVGAEYEFTRHNIGFEVLNEIAKRLEVQFEVGRHAYVAEARHKGRTLLLVKPTTYMNLSGKAVAYWKAELKVELNNIMVVTDDLSLPFGKMRMRGKGSDGGHNGLKNITEVLQTPNYPRLRFGIGDNFAKGRQIDYVLGKWSTEEQKDLEANIQRAADAILSYTSVGIERTMNVYNT
- a CDS encoding FtsX-like permease family protein, whose product is MNLSNFISRRYLFSKNNKNAINIISGISVAGFAVGSFALVVVLSVFNGFESLVTSLFNSFDPDIKIIAAEGKVFNPDTAKLPQLKQIDGVLHITEVLEEKAVLKYDDKQTKATVKGVGEGFEKYTGIDTMMVDGNLVLKDKEHQYAVLGYGIARYLSINVDNFFIPLTVFTAKRGDVTSLDPENALVKKQITPAGVFSIEENINDEFVIVPIEFARQLLEYKTEISAYEVILKPGTNMQKMQRQMQEVLGNGFVVKNRYQLQEVLYKVFNTERWATYFILTFILLVAAFNVIGSLTMLVIDKKGDISVLKSIGASDGLIRSIFFKEGLLIALIGAFVGIGLGVLVCWLQQTYGFITLGNQGTFVVSNYPVKMKAFDILLVFFTTIILGAVTSMYPALKSSKQEMYFGK
- a CDS encoding class I SAM-dependent methyltransferase yields the protein MDCQRIETVLAKVFNSNTKQKQMFYWLLDFFLLKSWHVHRELKIWSQANKHPSHILDAGSGYGQYSYYMSKLSPQYNITAMDLRQNAICECNQFFRRQGLNNIFCRSGNLLELNQPNSFDLILAVDVMEYIEEDTTLFKLFYDDLKDNGNLLIFTQASKRNEKPTECMSTGMHGEKVRVGYDMAELKERLRKVGFKKVRARYSYGKAGKLSWALSMKFPFKLLNISRLFFILLPFYYAVMLPVCLLLNYLDTHVGHLNGTGLLLKAYK